The following are encoded in a window of Ranitomeya variabilis isolate aRanVar5 chromosome 8, aRanVar5.hap1, whole genome shotgun sequence genomic DNA:
- the FAM83F gene encoding protein FAM83F has translation MAESQVQCLRDDHVNEKITEKMVYFYYSEDQRRCMEVLINNGIQAYRQYIKDKQIKDFLSTKELIDLKSDFTKYEIDNPKKEKKQQANKQGEEKEKESSLQYWPALTDTEIPPLDLGWPEKGYYRGVSKLLVYTHPPKENAPTIKAVVRELIQSAKKVIAIVMDYFTDREVFQDVLDAADKRRVPVYMILGESGFKHFLEMCEFMQLSGYMLRNLRVRYVTGVGFYMTPGKIRGSISHKYMMVDGDKVAFGSFRLTWSSLRVDRSIMTLLSGQYAEPFDVEFCELYAISEEVNLYKELGLPDTRPSPMLGARQRSSTIARKLINPKYSLVVGRSPAPGEMLRFGTPNPPDKEESEGDKRMEKFLEELITIEQDIPEIVDLKSLPKVAAMANGQPGKTPEDNRTNKSPKKTSSKFFKRPQPNTQEKEVDGGFVIVNKPKLDLSQTNNSKRQLDVKASGNISPVSTKSEKTKQDKCTIS, from the exons ATGGCTGAGTCACAGGTCCAGTGCTTGAGAGATGACCATGTTAATGAGAAAATCACTGAAAAAATGGTCTACTTCTACTACAGTGAGGACCAGAGGAGGTGCATGGAAGTTCTGATCAATAATGGGATCCAGGCTTACAGACAATACATCAAGGACAAACAGATAAAGGATTTTCTATCTACTAAGGAGCTAATAGATCTAAAAAGTGATTTTACGAAATATGAAATTGACAatccaaagaaagaaaaaaaacaacaagcaaACAAGCAAGgggaagagaaagagaaagagtccTCCCTGCAATACTGGCCTGCACTCACTGATACAGAGATCCCACCTCTGGACCTTGGCTGGCCAGAGAAAGGGTATTACAGAGGTGTCAGCAAGTTGCTGGTATATACCCACCCTCCGAAGGAAAATGCTCCCACTATAAAGGCTGTTGTGAGAGAATTGATCCAGAGTGCAAAGAAG GTAATTGCCATCGTAATGGACTATTTTACAGACAGAGAAGTATTTCAAGATGTGTTGGATGCAGCGGACAAACGGAGAGTCCCGGTCTACATGATTCTGGGAGAGTCTGGTTTCAAGCATTTCTTGGAGATGTGTGAATTTATGCAACTGTCTGGATATATGCTCCGG AATTTGCGAGTCAGGTATGTTACAGGGGTTGGATTCTACATGACCCCTGGGAAGATCCGAGGCTCCATCTCACATAAATACATGATGGTGGATGGCGATAAAGTTGCCTTTGGTTCATTCAG GTTAACATGGTCATCTTTAAGAGTGGATCGCAGCATAATGACACTTCTGTCCGGCCAATATGCTGAACCATTTGACGTGGAATTTTGTGAACTTTACGCAATATCAGAGGAAGTTAATCTTTACAAAGAGCTGGGACTCCCTGATACTCGACCTAGTCCCATGTTGGGAGCAAGACAACGTTCTTCTACTATTGCTCGCAAACTCATCAATCCTAAGTATTCGTTAGTAGTGGGAAGAAGCCCAGCACCAGGTGAAATGCTAAGATTTGGAACGCCAAATCCACCAGACAAGGAGGAAAGTGAAGGGGATAAAAGAATGGAAAAATTCCTTGAGGAGCTGATAACTATAGAGCAGGACATTCCAGAAATTGTGGATTTAAAAAGTCTTCCAAAGGTGGCTGCCATGGCAAATGGACAGCCTGGCAAAACTCCAGAGGACAATCGGACAAATAAATCACCCAAAAAAACAAGCTCAAAGTTTTTCAAAAGGCCTCAACCAAACACTCAGGAAAAAGAAGTGGATGGAGGTTTCGTAATAGTAAATAAACCAAAACTTGATCTAAGTCAAACGAATAACTCCAAGAGGCAACTAGATGTGAAAGCTTCAG